One genomic segment of Ignavibacteriota bacterium includes these proteins:
- a CDS encoding YjbQ family protein yields the protein MYIQTEINLKPKNRGFHIITREVENAIPEMKNIKTGLANIFIQHTSASLTINENVSPDVRRDMEKYFNNIVSENISYFEHTYEGTDDMPAHIKSSLLGPSLTIPIKDGKFNLGTWQGIYLCEHRDYGGSRKIVITLMGE from the coding sequence ATGTATATCCAAACAGAAATAAATCTTAAACCTAAAAATCGCGGATTTCATATCATCACTCGCGAAGTAGAAAATGCAATTCCAGAAATGAAAAATATCAAAACTGGGCTTGCAAATATTTTTATTCAGCACACATCCGCATCATTAACAATAAACGAAAATGTATCGCCGGATGTTCGCAGAGATATGGAAAAATATTTTAATAATATTGTTTCGGAAAATATTTCTTATTTTGAACATACTTATGAAGGCACAGATGATATGCCGGCTCATATAAAATCTTCATTGCTTGGACCATCGCTTACAATTCCAATAAAAGATGGGAAATTTAATCTGGGCACTTGGCAAGGAATTTATCTTTGTGAGCACAGAGATTACGGCGGCTCAAGAAAAATTGTAATTACTTTAATGGGAGAATAA
- a CDS encoding IS3 family transposase, protein MKTIKKRVDRRKRGAGHIKKSCRHLLKTRVMKYKFIMENRKEYRLGKMCKVLNVSRSGYHNYVKRRLGRREKEDSVLLMEIKEIHRNSRGLYGSPRIYQDLRRRGLKINKKRVVRIMQTNGIRAKTKKKYKVTTNSNHSYPVAKNLIGQDFRTTGSNKIWVSDITYIWTKEGWLYLACILDLFSRMIVGWHIDQRQNSLLVTTAIRNALVQRGKNPGIIFHWEQGSQYASKEVRDLLAANGIIQSMSRKGNCYDNAVMESFFHTLKTELIGFENFQTREEAKMKIFDYIEIYYNRQRIHSSIDYFTPVEYDNNLNSKLVVV, encoded by the coding sequence ATTAAGACGATTAAGAAGAGAGTTGACAGACGTAAAAGAGGAGCGGGACATATTAAAAAAAGTTGTAGGCATCTTCTCAAAACGCGAGTCATGAAATATAAATTTATTATGGAAAACAGAAAAGAATACAGACTTGGGAAGATGTGTAAAGTATTAAATGTATCAAGGAGTGGGTATCATAATTATGTAAAACGAAGGTTGGGTCGACGGGAAAAAGAAGATAGTGTCTTGCTCATGGAGATAAAAGAGATCCACAGAAATTCTCGAGGATTGTATGGAAGTCCGAGAATATATCAAGATCTGCGAAGACGAGGGCTAAAAATCAATAAAAAAAGAGTAGTAAGAATAATGCAAACAAACGGAATAAGAGCCAAAACAAAGAAAAAGTATAAAGTAACAACAAATTCGAATCACAGTTACCCGGTAGCGAAAAATTTAATTGGACAAGATTTCCGAACCACTGGATCAAACAAGATTTGGGTTTCAGATATAACATACATATGGACTAAAGAAGGATGGTTATATTTGGCATGTATACTTGATTTATTTTCACGAATGATAGTCGGCTGGCATATAGATCAAAGACAGAACAGTTTATTAGTAACAACGGCAATTAGAAATGCATTAGTGCAAAGAGGAAAAAATCCCGGAATAATATTTCATTGGGAACAAGGAAGTCAATATGCATCAAAAGAGGTAAGGGATTTACTGGCTGCCAATGGAATAATTCAGTCAATGAGTAGAAAAGGAAATTGTTATGATAATGCTGTAATGGAAAGTTTTTTTCATACATTAAAAACAGAGTTGATTGGTTTTGAGAACTTTCAAACCAGAGAAGAAGCAAAAATGAAAATATTTGATTATATAGAAATATATTACAACAGGCAGAGAATTCATTCTTCAATTGATTATTTTACTCCTGTTGAATATGATAATAACTTAAATTCTAAATTAGTGGTAGTGTAA
- the clpP gene encoding ATP-dependent Clp endopeptidase proteolytic subunit ClpP, which produces MSDKIYNTLIPYVIEQSGRGERGMDIFSRLLRERIIFLGEAIDDHIASVVIAQLLFLEAEDHEKDINLYINSPGGSVSAGLAIYDTMQFIKPDVSTNCVGMAASMGAVLLSGGAANKRFALPHSKIMIHQPWIGGLQGQTTDIEIHAKEMIKTRDKLYKILANHTGKTTDQIMKDCDRDYYMSASEAVDYKIIDKVHERRKMPGETEKK; this is translated from the coding sequence ATGTCAGATAAAATTTATAATACTTTAATTCCTTATGTTATTGAGCAATCAGGTCGTGGTGAACGCGGAATGGATATTTTTTCTCGTTTATTGCGCGAAAGAATAATTTTCTTAGGCGAAGCAATTGACGATCATATTGCAAGTGTTGTTATCGCTCAGTTACTTTTTCTTGAGGCTGAAGATCACGAAAAAGATATAAATTTATATATAAATTCTCCGGGCGGAAGTGTTTCTGCCGGCTTAGCAATTTATGATACAATGCAATTTATTAAACCGGATGTTTCAACGAATTGTGTTGGAATGGCAGCAAGTATGGGAGCTGTTTTACTTTCCGGAGGAGCAGCAAATAAAAGATTTGCACTTCCTCATTCAAAAATTATGATTCATCAACCGTGGATTGGAGGTTTACAAGGTCAAACTACAGATATTGAAATTCACGCTAAAGAAATGATTAAAACAAGAGATAAACTTTATAAAATTCTTGCAAATCATACCGGCAAAACAACGGACCAAATAATGAAAGATTGCGATAGAGATTATTATATGTCAGCTTCTGAAGCGGTTGATTATAAAATTATCGATAAAGTTCATGAACGCAGAAAAATGCCAGGAGAAACTGAGAAGAAATAA
- a CDS encoding DUF72 domain-containing protein → MQTPKLYVGTAGWSYKDWVPNFYPFDQSKDISWLTYYSRYFNMVEVNSTYYTYLALEILTCFPKRDPVGQKEKKYGKG, encoded by the coding sequence ATGCAAACTCCAAAACTCTATGTTGGTACAGCCGGCTGGTCTTATAAAGATTGGGTTCCAAATTTTTATCCTTTCGATCAATCAAAAGATATTAGCTGGCTTACTTATTATTCGCGTTACTTTAATATGGTGGAAGTTAACTCAACATACTACACATATTTGGCACTGGAAATTTTGACATGCTTCCCCAAAAGAGATCCAGTTGGTCAAAAGGAGAAAAAATATGGGAAAGGTTAA
- a CDS encoding transposase, with the protein MGKVKFTTEQIINKLREAEVMHTEGKSIDLICKQLGIYEQTYYRWRKEYGSIRID; encoded by the coding sequence ATGGGAAAGGTTAAATTTACAACAGAACAAATCATAAACAAACTGCGAGAAGCAGAAGTAATGCATACGGAAGGAAAGAGTATAGATCTGATATGCAAACAATTAGGAATATATGAACAGACATATTACAGATGGCGGAAAGAATATGGAAGCATACGAATAGATTAA
- the murA gene encoding UDP-N-acetylglucosamine 1-carboxyvinyltransferase yields the protein MDKFVIQGGNPLKGSVEVSGAKNSALALMPAVLLNNGVNKITNVPEVNDIFTMSKLLNQLGVKSEFNNQELILDSKNIISQTAPYEHVKKMRASVYVLGPLLAKYGYAKVSLPGGCAWGPRPINLHLEAMKKLGAEIELDEGYIIAKTKKLIGARLNFDISSVGATGNALMAAVLAQGETIITNAAAEPEITQLAQFLVSMGARIEGIGSNILEIEGVNSLSPANVYNIPDRIEAGTLLIAAAMTKGKIELTNSNSKHLNLVIQKLEDSGVKLSYNNNLMTLDASNIETKSIDVTTGVYPGFPTDMQAQWTSYMAIVNGSCKITDTIYLDRFKHIPELNRLGADIEILGNSAIVNGVKKLKGATVMSTDLRASASLVLAGLVAEGTTEVLRIYHLDRGYQRIEEKLKKLGAQIERVKTKEF from the coding sequence ATGGATAAGTTTGTAATTCAAGGCGGAAATCCATTAAAAGGATCGGTTGAAGTTAGCGGAGCAAAAAATTCAGCTTTAGCTTTAATGCCTGCTGTTTTATTAAACAATGGCGTAAATAAGATTACAAATGTTCCGGAAGTGAATGATATTTTCACAATGTCAAAACTCCTAAACCAACTAGGAGTAAAATCAGAATTTAATAATCAAGAATTAATATTAGATTCTAAGAATATAATTTCTCAAACTGCACCATACGAACATGTCAAAAAAATGCGTGCATCAGTATATGTTTTAGGTCCGCTTTTAGCAAAATACGGATACGCTAAAGTTTCTTTACCTGGAGGCTGTGCTTGGGGTCCAAGACCAATTAATTTACATTTAGAAGCCATGAAAAAGTTAGGAGCCGAAATTGAATTAGATGAAGGTTATATTATTGCAAAAACAAAAAAACTTATTGGAGCAAGATTGAATTTTGATATTTCCTCAGTGGGAGCAACCGGAAATGCTCTTATGGCAGCGGTTTTAGCGCAAGGGGAGACGATAATTACAAATGCTGCTGCAGAACCGGAAATAACTCAATTAGCACAATTTCTTGTTTCAATGGGCGCAAGAATAGAAGGAATTGGTTCTAATATTTTGGAGATTGAAGGAGTTAATAGTCTTTCTCCGGCAAATGTTTATAATATTCCAGATAGAATTGAAGCCGGAACTTTGTTAATTGCCGCTGCGATGACGAAAGGAAAAATTGAACTTACAAATTCCAACTCAAAACATCTTAATTTAGTTATACAAAAACTTGAAGATTCCGGTGTTAAATTATCTTATAATAATAATTTAATGACTTTAGATGCAAGTAATATTGAAACAAAAAGTATTGATGTTACGACCGGAGTTTATCCCGGATTTCCAACAGATATGCAAGCTCAGTGGACTTCTTATATGGCCATTGTAAATGGTTCTTGCAAAATTACAGATACAATTTATTTGGATAGATTCAAACATATTCCTGAACTTAACAGATTAGGTGCAGATATTGAAATTTTAGGAAACAGCGCAATTGTTAATGGTGTGAAAAAATTAAAAGGTGCAACTGTAATGTCGACTGATTTAAGAGCGAGTGCTTCGTTAGTTTTAGCCGGATTAGTAGCTGAAGGAACAACTGAAGTTTTAAGAATTTACCATTTGGATCGCGGTTATCAAAGAATTGAAGAAAAGTTAAAAAAACTGGGAGCACAAATAGAAAGAGTTAAAACTAAAGAATTTTAA
- a CDS encoding methylated-DNA--[protein]-cysteine S-methyltransferase, translating to MKTKFVTYIKSPIGQIKLSAEENFITSILFVFDDTEMEAENVNPVLTQCKKELAEYFIGKRNEFTIPIKQEGTEFQQKVWNELLKIPYAKTVSYNFIAESLGDKKSIRAVGVTNGKNQISIIVPCHRVIGSDGSLTGYAGGLWRKKWLLNHEKEFSGEEKQMEMF from the coding sequence ATGAAAACTAAATTTGTTACATATATTAAATCCCCAATTGGACAAATAAAACTTTCCGCTGAAGAAAATTTTATTACTTCCATTCTTTTCGTTTTTGACGATACAGAAATGGAAGCGGAAAATGTAAATCCGGTTTTAACCCAATGCAAAAAAGAACTTGCCGAATATTTTATTGGAAAAAGAAATGAATTTACCATTCCAATAAAACAAGAAGGAACAGAATTCCAACAAAAAGTTTGGAACGAATTACTCAAAATCCCTTATGCAAAAACTGTATCATATAATTTTATTGCAGAATCTCTGGGTGATAAAAAATCAATTAGAGCAGTTGGCGTAACAAACGGAAAAAATCAAATATCAATTATAGTTCCGTGTCATAGAGTAATTGGTAGCGATGGAAGTCTTACCGGTTATGCCGGCGGATTGTGGAGAAAAAAATGGCTGCTTAATCACGAAAAAGAATTTTCCGGCGAAGAAAAACAAATGGAGATGTTTTAA
- a CDS encoding DinB family protein, translating into MKEGLIEQLKTQETFFMNTISCLTEADSSFKPKEEMYTVAQHIGHAAETIDWFLEGAFGEKGFNMSFDGYEERMKKYISFEKCIQQLKDATANGIEKIKLAPETELMAPITAAIMTGAPKMAVVGAIGDHTAHHRGALAVYARLLGKKPQMPYGEM; encoded by the coding sequence ATGAAAGAAGGATTAATTGAACAACTTAAAACTCAAGAAACATTTTTTATGAACACAATAAGCTGTTTAACTGAAGCAGACTCCAGTTTTAAACCAAAAGAAGAAATGTACACCGTTGCTCAGCATATTGGTCATGCCGCAGAAACAATTGATTGGTTTTTGGAAGGTGCATTTGGTGAAAAAGGATTTAATATGAGCTTTGATGGTTATGAAGAAAGAATGAAAAAATATATTTCGTTTGAAAAATGTATTCAGCAGTTAAAAGATGCTACAGCTAATGGAATCGAAAAAATAAAATTAGCTCCGGAGACAGAATTAATGGCTCCGATTACAGCAGCGATAATGACCGGTGCACCTAAAATGGCTGTTGTTGGCGCAATTGGGGATCACACTGCACACCACAGAGGAGCATTGGCAGTTTATGCAAGATTATTAGGCAAAAAACCTCAAATGCCTTATGGAGAGATGTAA
- a CDS encoding HD domain-containing protein, giving the protein MNFREFLNTKDFFKIISELASDQNVKVFIVGGFVRDLILNREKHEIDFLVIGDGVLFAEKLAEKLGEKNVNIFKNFGTAHFKYQNIDFEFVGARKESYKKESRNPLVEIGTFEDDINRRDFTINTLAISLNEENFGEMIDKFNGIEDIKNKIIKTPIDPKITFDDDPLRIMRAFRFAAQLNFEVDEKILIAAEELSERLKIVSQERITDEFFKILESEKPSIGLKLMQNTKVMHVVFPQIANLAGVDQRKDFHHKDVFLHTCQVVDNISKNTNDVWLRFAALVHDIAKPQTKKFIEEIGWTFHGHEELGARMMKSIFKQLKLPLHKLNYVEKLVRLHLRPIALASEEVTDSAVRRLSANAGEDLDDLITLCRADITSKDQNKVSKYLQNYENVMKKVRDVQEKDNLRAFQSPVTGNEIMEICNLKPSKKVGEIKTAIEEAILDGIIPNEYNAAFQYLMNIKENFLK; this is encoded by the coding sequence ATGAATTTTAGAGAATTTTTAAATACTAAGGATTTTTTCAAAATTATTTCCGAACTGGCTTCAGATCAAAATGTAAAAGTTTTTATTGTTGGCGGTTTTGTAAGAGATTTAATTTTAAATAGAGAAAAACATGAAATTGATTTTCTCGTTATTGGCGATGGAGTTTTATTTGCTGAAAAATTAGCGGAAAAACTTGGTGAGAAAAATGTAAATATTTTCAAAAATTTTGGAACCGCACATTTCAAATATCAAAATATTGATTTTGAATTTGTAGGAGCACGTAAAGAATCTTATAAAAAAGAAAGCAGAAATCCGCTTGTGGAAATTGGAACTTTTGAAGATGATATTAATAGAAGAGATTTTACAATAAACACTTTGGCAATTTCGCTAAATGAAGAAAATTTTGGTGAAATGATTGATAAATTTAACGGAATTGAAGATATTAAAAATAAAATTATCAAAACTCCGATTGATCCAAAAATTACGTTTGATGATGATCCTTTAAGAATTATGCGCGCATTTCGTTTTGCGGCTCAACTAAATTTTGAAGTCGATGAAAAAATTTTAATTGCCGCAGAAGAATTATCTGAAAGATTAAAAATTGTTTCGCAAGAAAGAATTACTGATGAATTTTTTAAAATTTTGGAATCCGAAAAACCTTCAATAGGATTAAAACTTATGCAAAACACAAAAGTTATGCACGTAGTTTTTCCTCAAATTGCAAATTTAGCCGGAGTTGATCAGAGAAAAGATTTTCATCACAAAGATGTATTTCTTCATACTTGTCAAGTTGTAGATAATATTTCTAAAAATACAAATGATGTTTGGTTAAGATTTGCGGCTTTGGTTCACGATATTGCAAAACCTCAAACCAAAAAATTTATTGAAGAAATCGGTTGGACTTTCCACGGGCATGAGGAACTTGGTGCGCGAATGATGAAATCAATTTTCAAACAATTAAAACTTCCTTTACACAAACTAAATTATGTTGAAAAACTTGTGCGTTTACATTTACGACCAATTGCATTAGCATCTGAAGAAGTCACGGATTCAGCAGTAAGAAGATTAAGCGCAAATGCCGGAGAAGATTTAGATGATTTAATAACGCTTTGTCGTGCAGATATTACAAGTAAAGATCAAAACAAAGTTTCTAAATATTTGCAGAATTATGAAAACGTAATGAAGAAAGTTAGAGATGTTCAAGAGAAAGATAATCTTAGAGCTTTTCAGTCTCCGGTAACTGGAAATGAAATAATGGAAATTTGTAATCTTAAACCTTCAAAGAAAGTTGGTGAAATTAAAACTGCGATTGAAGAAGCCATTTTGGATGGAATAATTCCCAATGAATATAACGCCGCATTTCAATATTTGATGAATATAAAAGAAAATTTTCTCAAATAA
- the tig gene encoding trigger factor, whose product MEAKVNVLNNTEHELEVNLNYSEIKVELEEAYNKERKSIVMPGFRKGKVPLSMLKKVYGDAIEYKASEEIANKKFWDIVKDQNLKPLSMPQMTSLNFEMNEYLNFKVKYEVKPTLDLKNYTGLEIEKPIFKVRDEDIEAEVTNLLKSKATYELAEEITDNNYKITVDLQRVDSEGKDIEGNKSANIVIDLSDKKVNENISKNAQNKKAGEEFSFSFVDEHMHGDHKHIEEFNYTAVIKKIEKLVAPEITETLIEELSGKNAKTLDELKAFTKSNYENYYKDQSERIYENTLLDQIVKNNDFEPSKNYVETILNRLVETEKQNAKQYKSPIPNDQTLKTNLQPRAEWNAKWQIILENIAEKEKIEVTDAELEELAKEESEKINIPVEKLLKYYKDSNRSESLVEEKILKFIRENNKAKEVDPETKAKEAKSKKETKTKEKENPDEDKK is encoded by the coding sequence TTGGAAGCAAAAGTTAATGTTTTAAACAATACTGAGCATGAGCTTGAAGTAAATTTAAATTATTCAGAAATTAAAGTTGAGTTGGAAGAAGCTTATAACAAAGAACGAAAAAGTATTGTAATGCCCGGTTTTAGAAAAGGTAAAGTTCCACTTTCAATGCTAAAAAAAGTTTACGGCGATGCAATAGAATACAAAGCCAGTGAAGAAATTGCCAACAAAAAATTCTGGGATATTGTAAAAGATCAAAATCTAAAACCGCTAAGTATGCCTCAAATGACATCGTTAAATTTTGAGATGAATGAGTATCTTAATTTCAAAGTTAAATACGAAGTTAAACCAACTTTGGATCTTAAAAATTATACCGGATTAGAAATTGAAAAACCAATATTTAAAGTTCGTGATGAAGATATTGAAGCAGAAGTAACTAATTTATTAAAATCTAAAGCAACTTATGAATTAGCCGAAGAAATTACAGATAACAATTATAAAATTACAGTTGATTTACAAAGAGTTGATTCTGAAGGAAAAGATATAGAAGGAAACAAAAGTGCAAATATTGTAATTGATTTAAGTGATAAAAAAGTTAATGAGAATATTTCAAAAAACGCACAAAATAAAAAAGCCGGTGAAGAATTTAGTTTTTCTTTTGTTGATGAACATATGCACGGCGACCATAAGCATATTGAAGAATTTAACTATACAGCCGTAATAAAAAAGATTGAAAAATTAGTTGCTCCGGAAATTACTGAAACACTAATTGAAGAATTATCCGGTAAGAATGCAAAAACTTTAGATGAATTGAAAGCTTTTACAAAATCGAATTATGAAAATTATTACAAAGATCAATCTGAAAGAATTTATGAAAATACTTTACTTGATCAAATTGTGAAAAATAATGATTTTGAACCTTCAAAAAATTATGTTGAAACAATTCTAAATAGATTGGTGGAAACTGAGAAACAAAATGCAAAACAATATAAATCACCAATTCCAAATGATCAAACATTAAAAACGAATTTGCAACCAAGAGCAGAATGGAATGCCAAGTGGCAAATTATTTTAGAAAATATTGCCGAAAAAGAAAAAATTGAAGTTACAGATGCCGAATTAGAAGAATTGGCAAAAGAAGAATCAGAGAAAATAAATATACCGGTAGAAAAATTATTGAAATATTATAAAGACTCTAACAGAAGTGAATCTTTAGTTGAAGAAAAAATTCTTAAGTTTATAAGAGAAAATAACAAAGCAAAAGAAGTTGATCCGGAAACTAAAGCAAAAGAAGCAAAGAGCAAGAAAGAAACAAAAACTAAAGAAAAAGAAAATCCAGACGAAGATAAGAAATAA